From Pseudothermotoga thermarum DSM 5069, a single genomic window includes:
- a CDS encoding Asp23/Gls24 family envelope stress response protein, with protein sequence MVIKMEHGDLEINLKVLKKLAYIATRESYGPVNIASESFFGKLFGEKEEERIKVEELDNGKIVVDLYLEVEYGVKVSEVAKNIIENVSHVLKTIGGCEDVEVNVHVIGIR encoded by the coding sequence ATGGTCATAAAGATGGAACATGGGGATCTCGAAATCAATTTGAAGGTTCTTAAGAAATTGGCTTACATAGCCACCAGGGAAAGTTATGGACCTGTGAACATAGCTTCGGAAAGCTTCTTTGGAAAACTTTTTGGAGAAAAGGAAGAGGAAAGGATAAAAGTCGAGGAACTTGACAATGGAAAAATAGTGGTGGACCTTTACCTTGAAGTGGAATACGGTGTGAAAGTCTCTGAAGTTGCGAAAAACATCATTGAAAATGTTTCGCATGTTCTTAAAACGATTGGTGGTTGTGAAGACGTGGAAGTGAACGTTCACGTTATCGGCATCCGCTGA
- a CDS encoding DAK2 domain-containing protein, which translates to MEKVNGKFFKLAFQKATEILAAHVDELNALNVFPVPDGDTGSNMLATMKEGCKYLDELTQNDLPSIMEAIRNGTLMGARGNSGVILSQIFRGFADYCGKKKSLTAVDFIGMFKTARAVAYKAVMKPVEGTMLTVLRRLDEKSSQAQNFEKISDVLQWAVEVAENTVKETPRLLPVLREAGVVDAGAKGLYYILQGFLKVALGETEINLQLVTTKNGEIVVEVPAEELVYQYCTEVMIKLKNTSSNFSVDPLKGFLEEIGDSAVVIQDEQILKTHVHTNDPGLVIQEALKYGELLKVKIDNMKLQHEHFVEQVQQQTKNKYGFVAVSPGPGISEVLKSLGVDQIVRGGQTMNPSTADLKHAIDKVNAEIVFLFPNNPNIILAARQATEHVNDKKVIVIPTQTVQECISAMMSFDPGEEPEKLEKKFQEAASYIIPLAITKAVRDAKHNGTKIKKGEYMIMKGKKLIAHGQSLKQALNRALAALDLRNREVVTIFTGQDATNDEVEILKNYFSKVIENAQIDVREGGQPHYPYLIMIE; encoded by the coding sequence TTGGAAAAAGTAAACGGAAAATTCTTCAAGCTTGCGTTTCAAAAAGCTACAGAAATTTTGGCGGCGCACGTTGATGAATTAAACGCGCTGAACGTTTTCCCGGTGCCAGACGGCGACACGGGCTCCAATATGCTCGCCACGATGAAAGAAGGCTGCAAATATTTGGACGAACTCACTCAAAACGATTTGCCTTCCATAATGGAAGCCATAAGAAACGGCACTCTGATGGGTGCCAGGGGAAATTCTGGAGTTATTCTTTCACAAATATTTCGAGGTTTTGCTGATTACTGTGGAAAGAAAAAGAGTTTAACCGCGGTTGATTTCATTGGTATGTTTAAAACTGCTCGCGCAGTTGCCTACAAAGCAGTTATGAAACCTGTCGAAGGAACCATGTTAACCGTTTTAAGGAGACTAGATGAAAAATCTTCCCAAGCCCAAAACTTTGAAAAAATTTCGGATGTTCTTCAATGGGCTGTTGAAGTTGCGGAAAATACAGTTAAAGAAACCCCAAGACTTTTACCTGTTCTAAGAGAAGCTGGTGTTGTCGACGCTGGAGCAAAAGGATTGTACTATATTCTGCAAGGCTTTCTAAAAGTTGCGCTGGGTGAAACTGAAATCAACTTGCAATTGGTTACGACAAAAAACGGAGAAATTGTTGTGGAAGTACCAGCTGAAGAATTGGTTTACCAATATTGCACCGAAGTGATGATAAAGCTGAAAAACACATCAAGCAATTTTAGTGTTGATCCTTTAAAGGGTTTTCTTGAAGAAATCGGAGATTCGGCGGTTGTCATACAAGACGAGCAAATTTTAAAAACACACGTCCACACGAACGATCCAGGGTTGGTCATTCAAGAAGCTTTGAAGTATGGAGAATTACTTAAGGTAAAAATCGACAACATGAAGCTTCAACACGAACACTTTGTTGAGCAGGTACAACAACAAACGAAAAACAAGTATGGTTTCGTCGCTGTTTCGCCAGGTCCTGGGATTTCGGAGGTTTTAAAAAGCCTTGGTGTTGATCAGATAGTACGCGGTGGTCAAACTATGAATCCAAGTACAGCGGATCTCAAACATGCCATAGATAAAGTCAACGCCGAGATAGTCTTCCTATTTCCAAACAACCCCAACATCATTCTTGCAGCTCGTCAAGCCACCGAACATGTTAACGACAAAAAGGTCATAGTGATACCCACCCAAACAGTCCAAGAATGTATCTCCGCCATGATGAGTTTTGATCCTGGTGAAGAACCGGAAAAATTGGAAAAGAAATTCCAAGAAGCTGCAAGTTACATAATACCTTTGGCTATAACAAAAGCTGTGAGAGATGCAAAACACAACGGGACCAAGATAAAAAAAGGCGAGTACATGATCATGAAAGGAAAAAAGTTGATAGCCCATGGTCAATCTTTAAAACAGGCTTTAAACAGAGCCTTGGCTGCATTAGATCTTAGAAACAGAGAGGTTGTGACGATATTCACCGGCCAAGATGCAACCAACGATGAAGTTGAGATTCTAAAAAATTACTTTTCGAAAGTCATCGAAAACGCACAGATTGACGTTCGCGAGGGTGGACAACCTCATTATCCCTACCTTATAATGATTGAATAA
- the tdh gene encoding L-threonine 3-dehydrogenase — MLAIRKTSMAAGLSMENVEQPKELAPNEVLVKVKKASICGSDVHIYKWDKWAQSHIRPPMTIGHEFAGVVEAVGEAVDTVKVGDYVAAESHIPCQNCYQCRTGRMHICKDMKILGVDIDGAFAQYIKVPQVILWKVSKEIPEEYASVMEPFGNAVHATLVEDLTGKTVLITGVGPIGAMAIQVAKAAGASLVIASEIREYRKQLAKINGADVVIDPSCQDLEKEVVKLTNGEGVDVVIEMSGNVQALLDGLKCVTRGGAVSILGVYSKNVEIPIDEFVTFKGLKVYGITGRKMFETWRTADQLLKSKKVDLSKVVTHVIPFQDWQKGFELMIKGDCGKIVMEIS, encoded by the coding sequence GTGTTGGCTATAAGAAAAACATCCATGGCGGCAGGTTTAAGTATGGAAAATGTTGAACAACCAAAAGAACTTGCCCCAAACGAGGTTCTTGTAAAGGTTAAAAAAGCATCCATATGTGGTTCAGACGTTCACATCTACAAGTGGGACAAGTGGGCACAAAGCCATATAAGACCACCTATGACAATTGGTCATGAATTTGCTGGAGTTGTTGAAGCAGTTGGAGAGGCTGTTGATACAGTCAAGGTAGGAGATTACGTCGCCGCCGAATCACATATACCATGTCAAAATTGCTATCAATGCAGAACTGGTCGAATGCATATTTGCAAGGATATGAAAATACTAGGTGTTGATATCGATGGAGCTTTTGCACAGTACATAAAGGTTCCGCAAGTAATTCTTTGGAAAGTTTCAAAAGAGATCCCAGAAGAATATGCTTCAGTTATGGAACCTTTTGGCAACGCTGTGCATGCAACTTTGGTGGAAGATTTGACTGGAAAAACTGTTTTGATAACCGGAGTTGGTCCAATCGGTGCTATGGCTATTCAAGTTGCAAAGGCTGCAGGAGCATCTCTTGTTATAGCGTCAGAAATAAGAGAATACAGAAAACAACTTGCAAAAATAAACGGTGCTGATGTGGTCATCGATCCATCTTGTCAAGATCTTGAAAAAGAGGTGGTGAAACTCACAAACGGTGAAGGTGTGGATGTTGTAATTGAAATGTCTGGTAACGTGCAAGCATTGCTTGATGGTCTAAAGTGTGTGACAAGAGGTGGGGCAGTTTCTATCCTGGGCGTTTACAGCAAGAACGTTGAGATACCGATTGATGAATTTGTTACTTTTAAGGGTTTAAAGGTGTACGGTATAACCGGAAGGAAAATGTTCGAAACTTGGAGAACAGCTGATCAACTTTTGAAAAGTAAAAAGGTTGATTTATCAAAAGTGGTAACTCACGTTATTCCTTTTCAAGATTGGCAAAAGGGTTTTGAGTTGATGATCAAAGGCGATTGTGGAAAAATTGTGATGGAAATTTCCTAA
- the xseA gene encoding exodeoxyribonuclease VII large subunit → MPTFLLNNGSIIILHLEGKKLDEKIYSVSEVTRYIESLINDDPYLTDINVVGEVVDLKERSGHLFFTLKDEEASISCVFFGGVYRSKILEGSLVKVYGDVRVYAQKGFYRLICKEVRTLTKAGNMFLKLRQTYEKLLKEGIFEKPKKPFPKFPSKIGIITSRDSAAYQDILRTARERFPAVKIILFHTKVQGEDAKESLLKALEDANKENLDAVIIARGGGASDDLWVFNDEEIVRAVFKLRHPVVTGIGHQIDTVLVDFVADYSAHTPTAAAEYLLPSKSEIISEASKNLERLKKTVENLINTKFALAKSASQNLRKIARFKVISEIDKAKLTMTKLYSKANLILEKYEATLKVLGAKLSMLDPLLPLTKGYSIVSKDGKWVKSIRDVGVGEILMIKFFDGTVKVMVYENRRDVERASDDR, encoded by the coding sequence ATGCCCACTTTTTTGTTGAACAACGGTAGTATAATCATTTTGCACTTGGAGGGAAAAAAGTTGGACGAGAAGATTTACAGCGTTTCCGAAGTGACTCGTTATATAGAATCACTCATAAACGATGATCCTTATCTAACGGACATAAACGTAGTTGGTGAAGTAGTTGATTTGAAAGAAAGATCAGGACATTTGTTCTTCACGTTAAAAGACGAAGAAGCCAGTATAAGCTGTGTGTTCTTTGGGGGTGTGTACCGAAGCAAAATTTTAGAAGGATCCCTGGTGAAAGTGTATGGTGATGTGAGAGTGTACGCTCAAAAAGGCTTTTATCGATTGATTTGTAAAGAGGTACGAACTTTGACTAAAGCTGGCAACATGTTCTTAAAGCTCAGGCAGACTTATGAAAAACTTTTGAAAGAAGGAATTTTCGAAAAACCAAAAAAACCTTTTCCAAAATTTCCAAGCAAAATAGGCATTATCACATCACGTGATTCGGCAGCTTATCAAGACATTTTAAGAACAGCCAGGGAAAGGTTTCCAGCAGTTAAAATTATCTTATTCCACACGAAAGTTCAAGGAGAAGATGCGAAAGAAAGTTTGCTAAAAGCATTGGAGGATGCGAACAAGGAAAACTTGGACGCTGTGATAATAGCAAGGGGTGGTGGGGCAAGCGACGATCTTTGGGTTTTCAACGATGAGGAAATCGTGAGAGCCGTTTTCAAACTTCGCCACCCGGTTGTGACTGGTATAGGTCATCAGATTGACACTGTCCTTGTGGATTTTGTGGCTGATTACTCTGCCCACACTCCAACGGCAGCCGCCGAGTACCTGCTTCCAAGTAAATCCGAGATAATCTCCGAAGCGTCTAAAAATCTAGAGAGGTTAAAAAAGACCGTGGAAAATCTGATAAACACCAAATTCGCGTTGGCAAAATCAGCCAGTCAAAACTTGAGGAAAATCGCTCGCTTCAAAGTGATTTCTGAGATAGATAAAGCCAAGTTAACTATGACCAAATTGTATTCAAAAGCGAACTTAATTTTAGAAAAATACGAAGCAACGCTGAAAGTCCTAGGTGCAAAACTTTCAATGCTTGATCCATTGCTTCCACTTACAAAGGGATATTCAATAGTGTCAAAAGATGGAAAATGGGTTAAAAGCATACGCGATGTGGGAGTTGGGGAAATATTGATGATAAAATTCTTCGATGGAACAGTGAAGGTGATGGTTTATGAAAATAGACGAGATGTTGAAAGAGCTTCAGATGATCGTTGA
- the dxs gene encoding 1-deoxy-D-xylulose-5-phosphate synthase, with the protein MYPTLDDVQKADVSQLEEYAKMIRKRIIEVVSKNGGHLASNLGVVELTLALYKVFDPRKDVVIWDTSHQCYTHKLLTGRWDKFDTLRQFNGISGYLNPLEYEYDHFALGHAGTSIAMALGIEKALKLKKLNKNVVVVIGDGALSNGEVLESLNQLKAQKSKIKIILNDNGMSIAPNVGALSEAFMQLRTSQAYVKLKELIKAFLESSEAGKNLEDELRKFKNSLKAFVTGLDFFETLGIKHVGPVDGHDLKVLVKVFQRIKDYDYPVVVHVITQKGKGFKPAEENCVMFHSSPKFDPESGEPILKQGYLSFSDVFGQALVKIASQRQDVFAITAAMPDGTGLSHFAKAFPERFVDLGITEQSCVSFAAGLAKMGFKPVVAIYSTFLQRAYDQIVHDVALQNLDVLFAVDRAGLVGEDGPTHHGIFDIAFFKPIPGSKIFAPMNLKETVSILRSIFELNVKGVVAVRYPKESEEANFEQLWKESSIIDPFRWEIVRQGQSGVAILAVGTMVKNCLKLESIDPTVVYVRCVKPLDENLLKQLIQDHDSFVTVEEGVVTGGFGESVVSFLNSLGIRKPVLCLGLKEEFVPHGSREDLLKFCGLDVKGIFDNVISFMRKEVSTWS; encoded by the coding sequence ATGTATCCAACTCTTGACGATGTGCAAAAGGCTGACGTTTCCCAACTTGAAGAATATGCAAAAATGATAAGAAAAAGGATTATAGAAGTTGTGTCGAAAAACGGAGGGCATTTGGCTTCGAATTTAGGAGTCGTTGAACTTACCCTTGCGCTTTACAAAGTTTTTGATCCAAGGAAAGATGTTGTAATCTGGGATACTTCGCACCAATGTTATACGCATAAACTTTTGACAGGAAGATGGGATAAATTCGACACCTTAAGACAATTCAATGGAATCAGCGGTTATCTGAATCCATTGGAATATGAGTATGACCATTTCGCACTTGGTCACGCTGGTACTTCGATTGCAATGGCACTTGGAATTGAAAAAGCCCTGAAACTAAAAAAGCTGAACAAAAATGTGGTGGTTGTTATCGGTGACGGCGCACTTTCAAATGGAGAGGTTTTGGAAAGCTTAAACCAATTGAAAGCTCAAAAGTCGAAGATAAAGATCATCTTGAACGACAACGGTATGTCTATCGCACCGAACGTTGGTGCCCTCTCTGAAGCTTTTATGCAGCTTAGGACAAGTCAAGCTTACGTGAAGCTGAAAGAATTGATAAAGGCTTTCCTTGAAAGTTCGGAAGCTGGTAAAAATTTGGAGGATGAGCTGAGAAAATTCAAGAACAGTTTGAAGGCGTTTGTAACTGGACTGGACTTTTTTGAAACTTTGGGAATAAAACACGTTGGACCTGTTGATGGACACGATTTGAAAGTATTGGTTAAGGTATTTCAAAGAATTAAAGATTACGATTACCCGGTGGTTGTGCACGTAATTACCCAAAAAGGAAAAGGATTTAAACCGGCCGAAGAAAACTGTGTTATGTTCCACAGTTCCCCAAAATTCGACCCCGAAAGCGGAGAGCCAATTTTAAAACAAGGTTATTTGTCGTTCAGCGATGTTTTTGGACAGGCTTTGGTGAAGATAGCTTCTCAAAGGCAAGATGTTTTTGCAATAACCGCTGCCATGCCGGATGGAACTGGACTTAGCCATTTTGCAAAAGCTTTCCCAGAAAGGTTTGTAGACCTTGGAATAACGGAACAAAGCTGCGTTAGCTTTGCGGCTGGCTTGGCAAAGATGGGATTTAAACCCGTGGTTGCAATCTATTCAACTTTCCTTCAAAGAGCCTACGATCAAATAGTTCACGATGTTGCCTTGCAGAATTTGGATGTCTTGTTCGCGGTGGACAGAGCAGGACTTGTTGGTGAAGATGGGCCAACTCACCATGGAATTTTCGATATAGCGTTTTTTAAACCAATACCAGGTTCAAAAATCTTTGCACCTATGAACCTGAAGGAAACGGTTTCGATCTTAAGATCGATCTTTGAATTGAACGTAAAAGGTGTTGTGGCAGTAAGGTATCCAAAGGAAAGTGAAGAAGCCAATTTTGAACAGCTTTGGAAAGAATCAAGCATAATCGATCCCTTTCGATGGGAAATCGTGAGGCAAGGTCAAAGCGGTGTAGCAATCTTAGCGGTTGGAACCATGGTAAAAAATTGCTTGAAACTCGAAAGCATAGATCCGACAGTTGTTTACGTTAGATGTGTGAAACCTTTGGATGAAAATCTTTTAAAGCAACTAATTCAAGATCACGATAGTTTCGTAACTGTGGAAGAAGGTGTTGTTACTGGTGGATTTGGAGAAAGTGTGGTGAGTTTTCTGAACAGCCTTGGTATTAGAAAACCTGTTCTATGCCTTGGTTTGAAAGAGGAATTTGTTCCGCATGGTTCAAGGGAGGATCTGCTAAAATTTTGCGGGCTGGATGTGAAAGGCATCTTTGACAATGTGATATCATTTATGAGAAAGGAGGTATCAACATGGTCATAA
- a CDS encoding glycine C-acetyltransferase, producing MFDYSVFTKEIEEAKQKGLFINIRTLESPQGAWLTIDGRKVLNLCSNNYLGFANEERLKQAAIKAIEKWGVGPGAVRTIAGTMAIHVELEKTLAAFKKVEDVLFLQSGFLANQAVIPAITDERDAILSDELNHASIIDGVRLSKAKRYIWKHRDIEDLARALEQATKEGARRKLIITDGVFSMDGDIAPLKEIVELAERYDALVMVDDAHGEGVLGESGRGIVDHFNLHGKVDIEIGTLSKAFGVVGGYVAGRKELIDYLRQKARPFMFSTPLSPADTAACLEAVKMLMESDERVRRLWDNANYFKSKMKELGFDVGESQTPITPVMLYDATVASKFSQRLFEEGIFAQSIGYPLVPHGKARIRVMISAVHTKQDLDFAIEKFEKIGREFGIIK from the coding sequence ATGTTTGATTATTCTGTTTTCACCAAAGAGATAGAAGAAGCAAAACAAAAGGGTCTTTTCATAAACATTCGAACCTTGGAAAGTCCCCAGGGAGCATGGTTGACGATCGACGGAAGGAAGGTTTTAAACCTTTGCTCAAACAACTATTTGGGATTTGCCAACGAAGAAAGGTTGAAACAAGCGGCTATAAAAGCCATTGAAAAATGGGGCGTCGGACCTGGAGCTGTCAGAACAATTGCGGGTACGATGGCTATACACGTCGAACTAGAAAAAACGCTGGCTGCTTTCAAAAAGGTTGAAGATGTTTTATTCCTCCAATCTGGTTTTCTTGCCAACCAAGCGGTCATTCCAGCAATAACTGACGAAAGGGATGCGATATTGTCCGATGAGCTTAACCATGCAAGTATCATTGATGGTGTGAGGCTTTCGAAAGCCAAAAGATACATTTGGAAGCACCGAGATATAGAAGACCTTGCAAGAGCACTCGAACAAGCCACCAAAGAAGGTGCAAGGAGAAAACTGATAATAACCGACGGGGTTTTCAGTATGGATGGTGATATTGCTCCTTTGAAAGAAATCGTGGAGCTAGCGGAAAGGTACGACGCGTTGGTAATGGTAGACGATGCTCACGGAGAAGGTGTTCTTGGTGAATCTGGAAGAGGAATAGTTGATCATTTCAATTTGCACGGAAAAGTTGACATCGAGATTGGCACCTTGTCCAAAGCTTTCGGAGTTGTTGGAGGATACGTTGCAGGTCGAAAAGAGTTGATAGATTATCTGAGGCAGAAAGCACGCCCGTTCATGTTCAGCACGCCTTTGTCGCCAGCCGATACGGCAGCTTGTCTTGAAGCGGTTAAAATGCTCATGGAATCGGATGAAAGGGTCAGAAGACTTTGGGATAACGCAAATTACTTCAAATCCAAGATGAAAGAACTTGGCTTTGACGTTGGAGAAAGCCAAACACCGATCACACCGGTTATGCTTTACGATGCAACGGTTGCAAGCAAGTTCAGTCAAAGATTGTTTGAAGAAGGCATTTTTGCACAATCGATAGGTTACCCACTCGTTCCTCACGGCAAAGCAAGGATAAGGGTCATGATAAGCGCAGTTCACACAAAGCAGGATCTGGACTTTGCAATAGAGAAATTTGAAAAGATTGGACGAGAATTTGGGATCATAAAATAA
- the xseB gene encoding exodeoxyribonuclease VII small subunit → MKIDEMLKELQMIVEKLENEQVSVEQALEMFKKGVEIYKNLLSALKTARLEVEDIYAQLEEMEDDVSNS, encoded by the coding sequence ATGAAAATAGACGAGATGTTGAAAGAGCTTCAGATGATCGTTGAAAAACTTGAAAATGAACAAGTCAGCGTTGAGCAGGCTTTGGAAATGTTCAAAAAAGGTGTAGAAATATACAAAAATTTACTTTCAGCGCTCAAAACTGCTCGACTTGAAGTTGAAGATATCTACGCTCAGCTTGAGGAGATGGAAGACGATGTATCCAACTCTTGA
- a CDS encoding ABC transporter substrate-binding protein, which translates to MRKLLVILSVVVAAAVFAQTINWAFLAEPITLNPWQHYGPNATVWNSYIIGPRYGSLYTYSDVRFDWIPGLATDLPDLKQEGDLWVYTIKLRTDVTWSDGTKFTADDVVWTMNTVRKLIVEYGLGGNWASMVDKDYFVKAEKVDDFTVKVYFTKPSLAKANFGALMMPILQKKYWEPKVEAALKSANPLQELYNYDNSDEPILGAFAFKRWEKGAFIEVAARKDYFDSGSILTLYKNGAVSFSNPKTGFSWSGYGEPTGEKELELVTGPYIDGIIYRFYLNRAAAITALINGDVSFIFNPLGLQKGEEDQLARVPGIKLIKNSVNGFRYIAFNMRRFPMNIKEFRQAIAAITDREFLCSRVLGGQAFPQYGVVPSANVFWYNPAVEKLSPGYGMSFGQRMQLAVDLLKKAGFKWVVEPKIEGNNVVRKGRGLIGPNGERIESIELLAPGTGYDPMRATMALYIERWANDLGIPIKANLVDFNYIVQRVWDEPFNFDIYMLGWSLGYYPDHIADFFKSDRAGVGDFNTPGYNNPEFDKLCDEFLAASDIETARKLAFKLQEILAEDLPYLVLFDAPVTEGYRTDQIIFPYEKTLSGLQYVNGVPTLVKPVVK; encoded by the coding sequence ATGAGGAAACTTTTGGTGATTCTTTCGGTAGTTGTCGCTGCTGCTGTCTTTGCACAAACCATCAACTGGGCTTTCTTAGCAGAACCAATTACCTTGAACCCATGGCAGCACTACGGCCCAAACGCCACCGTTTGGAACAGCTACATAATTGGTCCAAGGTATGGTTCTTTGTACACCTATTCAGACGTTAGATTCGATTGGATTCCAGGGCTTGCCACAGATTTGCCTGATTTGAAACAAGAAGGAGACCTTTGGGTTTACACGATCAAACTTAGAACAGATGTCACATGGTCAGATGGAACTAAGTTTACTGCAGATGATGTTGTCTGGACGATGAACACAGTAAGGAAATTGATCGTTGAGTATGGTCTTGGTGGAAACTGGGCTAGCATGGTTGACAAAGATTATTTCGTAAAAGCTGAGAAAGTTGACGATTTTACCGTCAAAGTTTACTTTACAAAACCAAGTTTGGCAAAAGCAAACTTTGGAGCTTTGATGATGCCGATTTTGCAGAAAAAGTATTGGGAACCAAAGGTTGAAGCAGCTCTTAAGAGTGCCAACCCGCTTCAGGAACTTTACAACTATGATAATTCAGACGAACCAATACTTGGAGCATTTGCTTTCAAGAGATGGGAAAAAGGAGCTTTCATCGAAGTTGCTGCAAGGAAAGATTACTTTGATTCAGGAAGCATTTTGACACTTTACAAAAATGGTGCTGTTAGCTTTTCAAATCCAAAGACTGGTTTCAGCTGGTCAGGCTATGGTGAACCAACAGGAGAAAAGGAACTGGAACTTGTCACTGGGCCATATATCGATGGTATAATTTACAGATTCTATCTGAACCGCGCAGCTGCTATAACAGCATTGATAAACGGAGATGTCAGCTTCATCTTCAATCCTCTTGGGCTTCAAAAAGGTGAAGAAGATCAACTTGCAAGAGTTCCTGGCATAAAACTAATCAAAAACAGCGTCAATGGCTTTAGATACATCGCTTTCAACATGAGAAGATTCCCAATGAACATCAAAGAATTTAGGCAAGCAATCGCAGCTATCACTGACCGCGAATTCCTCTGCTCAAGAGTTCTTGGTGGACAAGCCTTCCCACAATATGGAGTTGTTCCATCTGCTAACGTTTTCTGGTACAACCCAGCGGTTGAGAAACTTTCACCTGGTTATGGAATGTCCTTTGGTCAGAGAATGCAACTTGCAGTAGATCTATTGAAAAAAGCAGGCTTCAAGTGGGTTGTAGAACCAAAGATCGAAGGTAACAATGTGGTCAGAAAAGGTAGAGGCTTGATAGGTCCTAACGGTGAAAGAATTGAAAGCATTGAACTGTTGGCACCTGGTACTGGTTATGACCCAATGAGGGCAACCATGGCGTTGTACATCGAAAGATGGGCTAACGACCTTGGTATACCGATAAAAGCAAACCTTGTTGATTTCAACTACATCGTTCAAAGAGTTTGGGATGAACCGTTCAACTTTGATATATACATGCTCGGTTGGAGCCTTGGATACTACCCAGATCATATAGCAGACTTCTTCAAGAGTGACAGAGCTGGTGTCGGTGATTTCAATACACCTGGTTACAACAATCCAGAGTTTGACAAGCTCTGTGACGAATTTCTTGCCGCATCTGATATTGAAACCGCAAGAAAATTGGCATTCAAACTGCAAGAAATCCTTGCAGAAGATCTCCCATATCTTGTTCTCTTTGATGCGCCTGTAACAGAAGGCTACAGAACAGATCAAATCATCTTCCCATACGAAAAGACGCTGTCAGGCTTACAATATGTAAACGGTGTTCCAACACTTGTAAAACCAGTTGTTAAATGA
- a CDS encoding nucleotide sugar dehydrogenase has product MLKEKIVNKTAVIGVIGLGYVGLPLAVEKAKAGFKVIGFDIQQKRVDMVNRGENYIGDVVPEDLKTVVEKGMLTATTNYDLLKECDVVTICVPTPLDKFKQPDLSYVINTTEEIAKRLHKEMLIVLESTTYPGTTEEVVKPILEKTGLKCEEDFYLAFSPERVDPGNLIYKTKNTPKVVGGVGKKSTELAKLLYESILDAPVFVVSSPKEAEMSKILENTFRIVNIALINEMAIIARKMNINIWEVIQAASTKPFGFMPFYPGPGVGGHCIPIDPFYLTYKAREYGYHTRLIELAGEINDSMPEYVVQRVMELLNERKKCLNGAKVLLVGVAYKGDVSDTRESPALKVLEILEKYHADVVPVDPYVEEFKYKDQIRKTQKLTEQLCEWADIAVITTAHKRNVDYKMLVEKCKLIFDTKNILGMLGFKGDNIYLL; this is encoded by the coding sequence GTGTTGAAAGAAAAGATAGTCAACAAAACAGCTGTAATAGGAGTCATTGGGCTTGGCTACGTTGGTCTTCCTTTAGCCGTTGAAAAAGCCAAAGCAGGATTCAAGGTGATAGGTTTCGATATTCAGCAAAAAAGGGTTGACATGGTGAACAGAGGAGAAAACTACATAGGAGATGTTGTGCCTGAGGATTTGAAAACTGTTGTTGAAAAAGGTATGCTGACTGCAACGACAAACTATGACCTTTTGAAAGAATGCGATGTGGTTACCATATGCGTTCCAACCCCGCTTGATAAATTCAAACAACCTGATTTGAGTTACGTCATCAACACAACGGAAGAAATAGCAAAGCGTTTGCACAAAGAGATGCTTATAGTTTTAGAGTCGACAACATATCCCGGCACAACGGAAGAAGTTGTTAAGCCAATTCTTGAAAAAACAGGTTTAAAGTGTGAAGAGGATTTTTACCTTGCCTTCAGTCCAGAAAGAGTGGATCCTGGAAATTTGATTTACAAAACTAAGAACACGCCAAAAGTGGTTGGAGGAGTGGGTAAAAAATCAACGGAACTTGCAAAACTGCTTTATGAATCCATTCTTGATGCACCTGTTTTTGTCGTATCTTCCCCGAAGGAAGCTGAAATGTCCAAAATCCTTGAAAACACCTTCAGAATAGTCAACATAGCTTTGATAAACGAAATGGCAATAATCGCAAGGAAGATGAACATAAACATTTGGGAGGTTATCCAAGCAGCTTCGACAAAACCGTTTGGTTTTATGCCGTTCTACCCCGGGCCAGGAGTGGGTGGACACTGCATACCAATCGATCCGTTTTATCTGACCTACAAAGCCAGAGAGTATGGATATCACACAAGGTTGATAGAACTAGCCGGTGAAATAAACGACTCGATGCCTGAATACGTAGTGCAAAGGGTAATGGAACTTTTGAACGAAAGGAAAAAGTGTTTGAACGGTGCCAAAGTTCTACTTGTAGGAGTTGCTTACAAAGGTGACGTTAGCGATACCAGAGAATCTCCTGCGCTAAAGGTCCTTGAAATTCTTGAAAAATACCACGCAGACGTTGTACCAGTTGATCCCTACGTTGAGGAATTCAAATACAAAGATCAAATAAGAAAAACTCAAAAATTAACCGAACAGCTGTGCGAATGGGCTGATATAGCTGTCATCACGACCGCTCATAAAAGGAACGTCGATTACAAAATGCTTGTTGAAAAATGCAAATTAATCTTCGATACGAAAAACATTCTTGGCATGCTTGGATTCAAAGGCGACAACATTTATCTGCTTTGA